The Neurospora crassa OR74A linkage group IV, whole genome shotgun sequence genome has a segment encoding these proteins:
- a CDS encoding ribose-phosphate pyrophosphokinase — translation MRGTLIFSGSSCPALTGKVCENLGMTPADAELTQFSNGETSVRILTSVREKDVFVVQSGSPKINDTIMELLIMISACKGGSASKITAVLPYFPYSRQSKKKSHRGAITARMLANLLGVAGVKHIITVDLHASQMQGFFKCPVDNLHAEPLIARWIRQNVPDWKEAVVVSKNAGGTKRVTSLADALKLNFGMVTTDKKRGNGNMTGSMLLNPIDAVLDPIGEQVNEAVEHEEPSVSNITQPIAGTTSPARRPNGSSMHSAKSLPSRLRSSTSALDGVDEEGEDGVEYNDQRAHEVTQARLVQGHIVPDDFESPAVSAATSVAGDDPMTMSHASSFFAPQHHAALGGSGDAAESSDEEEEILKDPKVEHMVTLVGDVKNRTVFIVDDMIDKPGSWIAAAETVVKRGLAKKVYCIATHAVFGADCLEQLQDCDCIDHILVTNSYPIPEEKARNASKLTVLDLSYLLAEAIRRNHYGESISPLFQHIME, via the exons ATGCGCGGCACCCTCATCTTTTCGGGCAGCTCGTGCCCGGCCCTCACCGGCAAAGTATGCGAGAACCTGGGCATGACGCCAGCTGATGCTGAGCTCACCCAGTTTTCCAATGGAGAGACGAGCGTGCGCATCCTCACCAGCGTCCGCGAGAAGGATGTCTTTGTCGTTCAGTCGGGCAGCCCCAAGATCAACGACACCATCATGGAGCTGCTCATCATGATCTCTGCTTGCAAGGGAGGCTCTGCCAGCAAGATCACTG CCGTCCTGCCATACTTCCCCTACAGTCGCCAgtccaagaagaagtcgCACCGCGGAGCCATCACTGCGAGAATGCTTGCCAATCTGCTTGGCGTTGCTGGTGTTAAGCACATCATCACGGTCGATTTGCACGCTTCCCAGATGCAGGGCTTCTTCAAGTGCCCCGTCGACAACCTCCATGCCGAGCCTCTCATTGCCCGCTGGATCAGGCAAAACGTCCCCGACTGGAAAGAGGCTGTCGTCGTGTCCAAGAACGCCGGTGGCACCAAGCGCGTCACGTCGCTTGCCGACGCTCTCAAGCTGAACTTCGGCATGGTCACCACCGACAAGAAGAGAGGCAATGGCAACATGACTGGCAGCATGCTTCTCAACCCCATTGATGCTGTCTTGGACCCCATCGGCGAGCAGGTCAACGAGGCAGTTGAGCATGAGGAGCCCTCAGTCAGCAACATTACCCAGCCTATTGCAGGCACTACAAGCCCCGCGCGCCGTCCCAACGGATCGTCCATGCACAGCGCCAAGTCTTTGCCGTCTCGCCTGCGTTCTTCGACCTCGGCTTTGGACGGTGTTGACGAGGAAGGCGAGGACGGCGTCGAGTACAATGACCAGCGTGCGCACGAGGTCACTCAGGCTCGTCTTGTCCAAGGCCACATCGTTCCGGATGACTTTGAGTCGCCGGCCGTCTCTGCAGCCACCAGTGTCGCTGGAGATGACCCGATGACCATGTCGCACGCTTCGTCGTTTTTCGCTCCTCAGCACCACGCCGCCCTTGGTGGCTCGGGTGATGCAGCTGAAAGTtcggatgaggaagaggagatcCTGAAGGACCCCAAGGTGGAGCACATGGTCACCCTTGTCGGAGACGTCAAGAACCGCACCGTCTTTATTGTTGACGACATGATCGACAAGCCTGGTTCTTGGATCGCTGCTGCCGAGACGGTGGTCAAGCGCGGTCTGGCCAAGAAGGTCTACTGCATTGCCACCCATGCCGTCTTTGGTGCTGACTGCCTGGAGCAGTTGCAGGATTGTGACTGCATTGATCACATTCTCGTGACAAACAGCTACCCCATTCCGGAGGAGAAGGCTCGCAACGCCAGCAAACTGACCGTACTTGACTTGTCGTATCTCCTTGCGGAAGCAATTCGTCGGAACCACTATGGCGAGTCGATCTCGCCTTTGTTCCAGCACATAATGGAGTAA